In Psychrobacter sp. JCM 18902, a single window of DNA contains:
- a CDS encoding YnfA family protein, whose protein sequence is MTELKTFGLFALTALAEIAGCYLPYLWLREGKSIWLLVPGVLSLVAFVWLLSLHPAAAGRVYAAYGGVYISMAILWLWTVNGIRPTTWDIVGSAVALLGMAIIMFAPRGA, encoded by the coding sequence TTGACTGAATTAAAAACCTTTGGACTGTTTGCGCTGACCGCATTGGCAGAGATTGCGGGCTGCTATTTGCCTTATCTATGGTTGCGAGAAGGTAAGTCTATTTGGCTGCTTGTCCCTGGCGTACTAAGTTTGGTCGCTTTCGTTTGGCTGTTGTCTTTACATCCTGCTGCAGCTGGTAGAGTCTATGCGGCTTATGGCGGCGTGTATATTTCGATGGCTATTTTATGGTTGTGGACAGTGAATGGTATCAGGCCGACCACGTGGGATATAGTAGGTTCTGCGGTTGCGTTATTAGGCATGGCAATTATTATGTTTGCGCCGCGCGGTGCTTAG
- a CDS encoding DUF924 family protein codes for MSLSTDYSTATSQAYSSQLDPKNIHLEHLDANARAVLEFWFDKDNEQYWFAQNDTFDKQIKDKFADIWQAAKQGECVTWRSANAPTDSNSSITALAGRLAEIIVLDQFSRNLCRGQAGAFAQDSMAIALAQEAIGQPHFDTLPTEWRKFIIMPFMHSESLMIHKRYLPLFEKLHDDNTLDFENRHKDIIEQFGRYPHRNDILDRESTDEEEAFLQQPNSSF; via the coding sequence ATGTCACTATCAACCGATTATTCCACTGCTACTAGCCAAGCTTATTCATCGCAGCTCGACCCAAAAAATATTCATTTAGAACATCTTGATGCTAATGCGCGTGCAGTACTGGAGTTTTGGTTCGACAAAGACAATGAGCAATATTGGTTTGCGCAAAATGATACTTTTGATAAGCAAATAAAAGACAAGTTTGCTGATATTTGGCAAGCGGCAAAACAAGGTGAATGCGTGACATGGCGTAGCGCAAACGCGCCAACCGATAGCAATAGCTCCATCACCGCTTTGGCAGGCAGACTAGCAGAAATTATTGTCTTAGATCAGTTTTCGCGTAATTTATGTCGTGGGCAAGCAGGCGCTTTTGCACAAGATAGTATGGCTATCGCATTGGCACAAGAGGCTATTGGACAACCACACTTTGATACATTACCGACTGAATGGCGCAAGTTTATCATCATGCCATTTATGCATTCTGAATCATTGATGATCCATAAGCGCTACTTACCATTGTTTGAAAAATTACATGATGACAATACGCTGGATTTCGAAAATCGTCATAAAGATATCATTGAGCAATTCGGTCGCTATCCGCATCGCAATGACATTTTAGATCGCGAGTCAACGGATGAAGAAGAAGCCTTCTTGCAACAACCGAACTCATCGTTTTAG
- a CDS encoding 6-pyruvoyl trahydropterin synthase family protein, whose translation MRIRKLFKFENAHIVRNCSSERCKHSIHGHSYQIELILEAKRLDHGQMVYDFGLLKSSIKDIIDSFDHAICFWNKDDPEYVAACKKFSARWISLPVSPSAEQFSRVIFFWAQEILKQTQMQNGESDVSVYSVIAHETATGYAQCFADDVANEQMGKLHLEAFEFSDQVSAEWHDPELYAKLIRGESFINPTVTMQVQTQVQVGKPDA comes from the coding sequence ATGCGTATCCGTAAACTTTTTAAATTTGAAAATGCACATATTGTGCGTAATTGTAGCTCTGAGCGCTGCAAACACTCTATCCATGGTCATAGTTATCAGATTGAGCTGATTCTTGAGGCTAAGCGCTTAGATCATGGGCAAATGGTCTATGATTTTGGCTTATTAAAATCGTCTATCAAGGACATTATCGATAGCTTTGATCACGCGATTTGTTTTTGGAATAAAGACGACCCTGAGTATGTCGCTGCCTGTAAAAAATTCAGTGCGCGCTGGATAAGCTTGCCAGTATCGCCATCGGCAGAGCAGTTCTCACGCGTGATATTCTTTTGGGCGCAAGAAATTTTAAAACAAACCCAAATGCAAAACGGTGAATCTGATGTCAGCGTTTACTCGGTGATTGCACACGAAACCGCTACTGGTTACGCGCAGTGCTTTGCTGATGATGTGGCGAACGAGCAAATGGGTAAGCTTCATCTAGAAGCGTTTGAGTTTAGCGATCAAGTCAGTGCCGAGTGGCACGACCCTGAGCTATATGCCAAGTTAATCCGCGGTGAAAGCTTTATTAACCCAACGGTGACTATGCAGGTACAGACGCAAGTGCAGGTAGGTAAGCCCGATGCCTAA
- a CDS encoding DHCW motif cupin fold protein produces the protein MEMKNIPFAITDWTTVEAVENRGETGTGYWKTCEFNNINVHMVEYSAGYLADHWCDKGHILFCVEGELNTELKDGRTFTLTAGMTYQVADNTIAHRSSTKIGAKLFIVD, from the coding sequence ATGGAAATGAAAAATATACCTTTTGCTATTACCGATTGGACGACAGTAGAAGCGGTAGAAAACAGAGGTGAAACGGGCACGGGGTATTGGAAGACTTGCGAATTTAACAATATCAATGTGCATATGGTTGAGTACTCCGCAGGCTACCTTGCTGATCACTGGTGCGATAAAGGACATATTTTATTCTGTGTTGAGGGCGAGTTGAACACTGAGTTAAAAGATGGTCGCACTTTCACCTTAACAGCGGGCATGACTTATCAAGTGGCGGACAATACGATTGCCCATCGTTCGTCAACGAAGATAGGCGCTAAGCTATTTATTGTTGATTGA
- a CDS encoding PhzF family phenazine biosynthesis protein, producing MQLEINVIDAFTDTVFKGNSAAVVITDNWLTDDLMQSIAFENNLSETGFIVSDDKNIYHIRWFSPFTEIAFCGHGTLASAFVLFNKNPTLTSIKFSAKAVGILTIVKTDSGKIQMDFPNTKPEKVYDIPDSLLAGFSIVPIEVYRNEKAYFVVCESESDVFNVECDNEKLKELLPLNVVVTCQAESDAYNHYDFISRYFWSNNGGGEDPVTGSVHTGLAPLWAERLGKNHLVAYQASKRGGILDCVVAGDRVMISGNAVQYMTGFITIEES from the coding sequence ATGCAGCTAGAAATCAATGTCATTGATGCTTTCACGGATACGGTTTTTAAGGGGAATTCAGCGGCAGTTGTTATCACTGATAACTGGCTCACTGATGATTTGATGCAGTCTATCGCTTTTGAGAATAACTTATCTGAGACAGGGTTTATCGTCTCTGATGATAAAAATATTTATCATATTCGCTGGTTTTCGCCCTTCACTGAGATTGCTTTTTGCGGGCATGGTACATTGGCATCAGCTTTTGTTTTATTCAACAAAAACCCTACTTTAACATCCATAAAGTTTTCTGCCAAAGCCGTTGGTATTTTGACAATCGTAAAAACGGACTCTGGTAAAATTCAAATGGATTTTCCAAACACAAAGCCTGAAAAAGTTTATGATATTCCGGATAGTTTGTTAGCGGGTTTCTCTATTGTACCCATTGAGGTTTACCGCAATGAGAAAGCCTATTTTGTCGTTTGTGAATCTGAGTCTGACGTATTCAATGTAGAGTGTGATAATGAGAAATTAAAAGAGTTGTTACCATTAAATGTGGTGGTGACTTGTCAGGCTGAATCGGACGCTTATAATCATTATGATTTTATATCACGATATTTTTGGTCAAATAATGGTGGCGGTGAAGACCCAGTAACTGGCTCAGTGCATACTGGTCTTGCACCATTATGGGCTGAGCGTTTGGGTAAAAATCACTTGGTCGCTTATCAAGCATCAAAACGAGGCGGTATTTTAGACTGTGTGGTCGCAGGTGACAGAGTAATGATTTCTGGCAATGCCGTACAATATATGACAGGTTTTATCACGATCGAGGAGTCATAG
- the htpX gene encoding protease HtpX, producing MMRIGLFLLTNLAVIVVFSIVFGILSRFFGIGGVHGAGGLNYTSLAIMCGVYGMVGSMVSLFISKWMAKRSTGTVVIETPSNATEKWLVDTVARQARAVNIGMPEVGIFNNSQPNAFATGWNKNKALVAVSSGLLQSMTPDEVEAVLAHEIGHVANGDMVTLALIQGVVNAFVMFFARIIGSFVDRTVFKNTSDSPGIGYFITSIVMDILLGFLASAIVMWFSRLREFRADQMGAKLASKDKMISALDALRPSEQRPDQMPESMKAFAISSGQSTGFSIANLFRSHPTLDDRIAALRNYNPSEG from the coding sequence ATGATGCGTATCGGATTGTTCTTATTAACCAACTTAGCGGTGATTGTGGTATTTAGCATCGTGTTTGGTATTTTATCCAGATTTTTTGGAATTGGTGGCGTACATGGCGCAGGCGGGCTAAATTACACCAGCCTTGCCATTATGTGCGGCGTGTACGGCATGGTTGGTTCGATGGTATCACTATTTATCTCGAAGTGGATGGCCAAAAGATCAACGGGAACGGTGGTTATTGAAACGCCAAGCAATGCCACTGAAAAATGGCTGGTAGATACGGTCGCCAGACAAGCGCGAGCGGTAAATATTGGCATGCCAGAAGTGGGGATTTTTAATAATTCTCAGCCAAACGCGTTTGCCACAGGCTGGAATAAAAACAAAGCGTTAGTCGCTGTTTCATCTGGCTTACTGCAAAGCATGACACCCGATGAAGTAGAAGCGGTATTGGCGCATGAAATTGGTCACGTGGCAAACGGTGATATGGTCACCCTTGCGCTCATTCAAGGCGTAGTGAATGCCTTTGTGATGTTCTTTGCGCGTATTATTGGTAGCTTCGTCGATCGGACGGTGTTTAAAAACACCAGTGATAGCCCAGGTATTGGTTACTTCATCACGAGTATTGTGATGGATATTTTACTTGGATTTTTGGCATCTGCCATCGTAATGTGGTTCTCACGTCTACGCGAATTCCGTGCGGATCAGATGGGTGCAAAGCTTGCTAGCAAAGACAAAATGATTAGTGCGCTTGATGCTTTACGTCCTTCTGAGCAGCGTCCAGATCAAATGCCTGAGAGTATGAAAGCATTTGCTATTTCATCAGGACAATCTACAGGCTTTAGTATCGCAAACCTTTTCCGCTCGCATCCAACGCTTGATGATCGTATTGCAGCATTGAGAAATTATAACCCTAGTGAGGGGTAA
- a CDS encoding CAP domain-containing protein encodes MTLSTLLISTPQKNLAAVLFLTVFITACGGGGGGSDSSSNTNAPSPNPPAIEPNEQPNDNTSDNSSDNVDDQLDSTTATNEVKAALIANNKFSLARTSCGLSGLSVDTALDDVAIKHASYIKYVFANSSPTAFSAHYENKIADISGVTSNNNPFFGGLSFTDRLSNANYPNVRYGVTENIAQSIHYSSAGNLIRSDVVAGSMAKSLLAAPYHLRSLMMPSASVTGAGVVIYKPYNKEAANNQGYVLVSHAAATQATKDNTVKGVFTYPCEGVTDTVTALYNETPDPVKHTGRDLRVDPIGQPIYINMPSAQTIDISNVIFHDIQRNIDVPIELLDYRQDPYENTANALPANEAFILPITDNLKSCQIASKKGKNCGLHGNSDYRVSFDILVDNKTIERESFTFTTGIVN; translated from the coding sequence ATGACGCTCAGTACGCTATTAATCAGTACGCCACAGAAAAATCTTGCTGCAGTGCTTTTTTTGACAGTATTTATAACGGCTTGTGGTGGGGGCGGTGGTGGCTCTGATAGCAGCTCTAATACCAATGCGCCAAGCCCGAACCCACCTGCTATCGAGCCAAACGAGCAGCCCAATGATAATACAAGTGACAATTCAAGCGATAATGTTGACGACCAACTTGATAGCACTACTGCTACTAATGAGGTAAAGGCTGCATTAATTGCCAACAATAAGTTCAGTTTGGCACGTACCAGCTGTGGTCTGAGCGGCTTATCTGTTGATACCGCGCTTGATGATGTTGCCATTAAACATGCAAGTTATATTAAATATGTCTTTGCCAATAGCTCACCGACCGCATTCAGTGCGCATTACGAAAATAAGATTGCAGATATTTCTGGCGTTACCAGTAACAATAATCCATTTTTTGGTGGGTTAAGTTTTACCGATCGCTTATCAAACGCAAATTATCCAAATGTACGATATGGTGTGACTGAGAATATCGCCCAATCTATCCACTATAGTTCAGCAGGCAATCTTATTCGCTCGGATGTTGTGGCAGGCTCGATGGCAAAGTCCCTGCTGGCAGCACCTTACCATTTGCGTTCATTAATGATGCCTAGTGCAAGCGTGACGGGTGCTGGCGTGGTTATCTATAAGCCATACAATAAAGAGGCGGCGAATAACCAAGGTTATGTATTGGTCAGCCATGCAGCAGCGACCCAAGCGACTAAAGATAATACGGTTAAAGGCGTATTTACTTATCCATGTGAAGGCGTGACGGATACAGTAACCGCGCTATATAATGAGACGCCAGATCCTGTCAAGCATACAGGGCGTGACTTGCGAGTGGATCCTATCGGACAACCTATTTATATCAATATGCCATCTGCTCAAACGATTGATATCAGCAATGTGATATTCCATGATATCCAGCGAAATATCGATGTACCGATTGAGCTGCTAGACTATCGCCAAGATCCCTATGAAAATACAGCAAATGCACTACCAGCAAACGAGGCTTTTATATTACCAATCACTGATAATTTAAAAAGCTGCCAGATTGCCAGTAAAAAAGGCAAAAACTGTGGTTTACATGGCAACAGTGACTACCGTGTCAGCTTTGATATTTTAGTGGATAATAAAACTATCGAGCGTGAGAGCTTTACCTTTACGACAGGGATAGTGAATTAA
- a CDS encoding carboxynorspermidine decarboxylase encodes MNAKTSLNTNQSPLPPTPYYLLDEAAIVANMQIISRLCELSGAKALLALKCFATWGVFDVMQPYLHGTTSSSLNEVRLGYETFGKGKDSDNKKETHAYSVAYSADEIDEVLSYADKIIFNSISQLNAFKGQAAAKNIPVGLRLNPKTSNSSFIIADPARPFSRLGEHDKNKIAAVLDDITGVMIHNNCENDSFEAFSASLADIEDRFGDILAQLEWVSLGGGIHFIAPDYPLEKLADRLKGFSEKYGVQVYLEPGEASIHGAGSLVTTVLDTMHNEKNLAVVDSSIEAHMLDLLIYRESAPIAAVNSDLMNIASLDIDPTNIAPISENAKSADNTIIYGRSCLAGDIFGEYALPNNLKIGDTVTFGNAAGYTMVKKNWFNGVNMPAIVIRRLDGSIDVQREFDYQDYKASLS; translated from the coding sequence ATGAATGCAAAAACTTCGCTAAACACCAACCAATCACCTCTACCTCCCACGCCTTATTATTTGCTCGATGAAGCGGCAATCGTTGCCAATATGCAGATTATCTCACGGCTGTGTGAGCTATCAGGCGCTAAAGCATTATTGGCACTCAAATGCTTTGCAACTTGGGGCGTGTTTGATGTGATGCAGCCTTATTTGCACGGCACAACGTCATCTTCGCTCAATGAAGTTAGACTTGGCTACGAGACTTTTGGTAAAGGTAAAGACAGTGATAATAAAAAAGAAACTCATGCGTATAGCGTCGCCTATAGCGCTGATGAGATCGATGAAGTATTGAGCTATGCTGATAAAATTATCTTTAACTCTATCTCACAGTTAAATGCTTTTAAAGGTCAAGCGGCGGCAAAAAACATCCCTGTCGGTCTACGATTGAACCCTAAGACCAGTAATTCATCGTTTATAATCGCTGATCCTGCGCGTCCTTTTAGCCGTTTGGGTGAACATGATAAAAACAAGATTGCAGCGGTACTTGATGACATTACTGGGGTAATGATTCATAACAACTGCGAAAATGACAGCTTTGAAGCCTTTAGTGCCAGCTTGGCAGATATTGAAGACAGATTTGGTGATATTTTAGCGCAGCTTGAGTGGGTGAGTTTGGGCGGTGGTATTCACTTTATCGCGCCTGATTATCCACTAGAAAAACTGGCTGACAGGTTAAAAGGCTTTAGTGAAAAATATGGGGTGCAAGTTTATCTTGAACCGGGTGAGGCAAGTATCCATGGTGCTGGGTCATTGGTCACGACTGTCTTAGATACTATGCACAACGAAAAAAATCTCGCTGTAGTAGATTCATCCATTGAAGCGCACATGCTTGATTTGTTAATTTACCGTGAGTCAGCGCCGATAGCGGCTGTTAATAGTGATTTAATGAATATTGCCTCTCTTGATATCGACCCTACCAATATCGCACCCATCAGCGAGAACGCTAAGTCAGCTGATAATACCATTATTTATGGTCGTTCTTGCTTAGCAGGTGATATTTTTGGTGAGTATGCCTTGCCAAATAACCTAAAAATAGGTGACACCGTGACCTTTGGTAATGCCGCAGGTTATACCATGGTGAAAAAGAACTGGTTCAATGGTGTTAATATGCCGGCGATTGTGATTCGTCGTCTAGATGGCAGTATAGATGTGCAGCGCGAATTTGATTATCAAGATTACAAAGCCAGCTTATCTTGA
- a CDS encoding saccharopine dehydrogenase family protein, with amino-acid sequence MNTNQQAKSRKKDVLIIGAGGVAQVVAHKCAMHNDILGEIHIASRTQDKCDAIAQSVKDKNSFKQPAVLHTHKVDAMDTQALIQLIQESGIQIVINVGSAFINMTVLEACIETGVAYIDTAIHEDPRKICETPPWYDNYEWQRKQRCADNNVTAILGAGFDPGMVNAYARLGYDMMDAGSVTDIDIIDINAGSHGKYFATNFDPEINFREFTGTVYSWQDSKWQSNKMFEVKRTDDLPVVGVQNSYLSGHDEVHSLSANLDVPNIRFWMGFGEHYINVFTVLQSLGLLSEQPVMTAEGQEVIPLKVVKAVLPDPSSLAPNYTGKTCIGDKVKGKINGVDSEVFIYNISDHKDAYNEVGSQGISYTAGVPPVAAAILVATGEWDAGKMVNVEELDAKPFINLLNKIGLPTRIKDSEGDRALAFDI; translated from the coding sequence TTGAACACAAACCAACAAGCCAAATCTAGAAAAAAAGACGTACTCATCATCGGAGCCGGCGGTGTCGCTCAAGTGGTCGCGCATAAATGTGCGATGCATAACGATATCCTTGGCGAGATTCATATTGCCTCGCGCACGCAAGATAAATGTGATGCCATCGCCCAAAGCGTGAAAGATAAGAATAGCTTCAAGCAGCCTGCAGTATTGCATACGCATAAAGTGGATGCTATGGATACTCAGGCGCTGATACAGCTGATTCAAGAGTCGGGTATCCAGATCGTCATCAATGTCGGTTCGGCATTTATCAATATGACGGTATTGGAAGCTTGTATCGAGACAGGTGTTGCTTATATCGATACTGCCATTCACGAAGATCCACGCAAGATTTGCGAGACGCCGCCATGGTATGACAATTACGAATGGCAGCGCAAACAGCGCTGTGCGGACAATAATGTCACGGCGATTTTGGGCGCAGGATTTGACCCCGGTATGGTCAACGCCTATGCGCGTCTTGGCTATGACATGATGGATGCAGGTTCGGTGACGGATATTGATATCATTGATATCAATGCTGGCAGCCACGGCAAATACTTCGCTACTAACTTCGATCCTGAGATTAACTTCCGTGAATTTACCGGTACGGTTTACTCTTGGCAGGACAGCAAGTGGCAGTCTAATAAAATGTTCGAAGTGAAGCGTACTGACGATTTACCAGTGGTTGGCGTGCAAAACAGTTACTTAAGTGGTCATGATGAAGTGCATTCGTTATCCGCCAATTTAGACGTACCAAATATTCGTTTTTGGATGGGCTTTGGTGAGCATTATATTAATGTATTCACTGTGCTACAAAGTTTGGGTCTACTCTCTGAGCAGCCAGTGATGACTGCTGAAGGGCAAGAAGTAATTCCGTTAAAAGTGGTCAAAGCGGTACTGCCAGACCCAAGTTCTCTTGCACCGAACTATACGGGCAAGACCTGCATCGGTGACAAAGTCAAAGGCAAAATCAACGGCGTCGATAGCGAGGTATTTATTTACAATATCTCAGATCATAAAGACGCTTATAACGAAGTTGGTAGCCAAGGTATCTCTTATACCGCAGGCGTACCACCCGTCGCTGCTGCGATTCTGGTCGCAACTGGTGAGTGGGATGCTGGCAAGATGGTCAACGTCGAAGAGTTGGATGCCAAGCCATTTATCAATCTATTGAATAAGATTGGTTTGCCAACGCGTATCAAAGATAGCGAAGGCGACAGAGCGTTAGCGTTTGATATTTAA
- the lpxB gene encoding lipid-A-disaccharide synthase has protein sequence MTDSATPDQYHNLIDQTETEIRSAELQTVPLVIGIVAGEVSGDSLGADFMQQMNNLRGDIVWVGVGGTKMQAQGLHSIFPLERLAVMGLVEVMAQLPDLLKARRELLSAFKAADIDWFIGIDAPDFNLRVAKKLKPQGVFCVQYVSPSIWAWRESRIHNIKAATDLVLCLFPFELSVYERHNHPAICVGHPLLRTIDQKLLETPINQRRSELVWHNDGLQQFFIERFDDVSQLICVMPGSRRGEITAILPLMLDGIQKLILLDPKLCFIIPTVDQNHQYIVQDVIDQRSEQLRAAIVVVYDDSQPAFSQHAMAASDIVMLASGTATLEAMLLERPMVVVYQLNKLTYQIAKRLVKVPYVALPNILADTAIVPELIQEQASGDNICRTVMRLLQPRAYAEQLRDLVATKHLLQQQSNHDPANSVIEQWFIQEKHRI, from the coding sequence ATGACAGATTCTGCTACGCCTGATCAATATCATAACCTTATAGACCAAACAGAGACTGAAATTCGAAGTGCTGAATTACAGACTGTGCCATTGGTCATCGGTATCGTCGCAGGTGAGGTGTCAGGGGATAGCTTGGGTGCAGACTTCATGCAGCAGATGAATAATCTACGTGGTGATATTGTGTGGGTCGGCGTCGGTGGTACAAAGATGCAAGCGCAAGGGCTGCACAGCATTTTTCCGCTAGAGCGTTTGGCGGTGATGGGTTTGGTAGAAGTTATGGCGCAATTGCCTGACCTGCTTAAAGCTCGCCGTGAATTACTGAGCGCATTTAAAGCCGCTGATATTGATTGGTTTATTGGCATTGATGCGCCTGATTTTAATCTTAGAGTGGCTAAAAAGTTAAAACCGCAAGGCGTATTCTGCGTGCAGTATGTGAGCCCTTCTATTTGGGCATGGCGTGAGTCACGTATTCATAATATTAAAGCGGCGACCGACCTTGTGTTGTGTTTGTTCCCCTTTGAGCTGTCCGTTTATGAGCGTCATAATCATCCAGCAATATGTGTTGGTCATCCACTGTTGCGTACGATCGATCAAAAATTATTAGAGACACCGATCAATCAGCGCCGTAGTGAGCTGGTTTGGCACAACGATGGCTTGCAGCAGTTTTTTATTGAACGATTTGACGATGTCAGCCAGCTTATTTGTGTAATGCCAGGCTCTCGTCGCGGTGAAATCACGGCTATTTTGCCATTGATGTTAGATGGTATTCAAAAGTTGATATTGCTCGACCCCAAGCTGTGCTTTATCATTCCGACCGTCGACCAGAATCACCAATACATCGTTCAAGATGTTATTGATCAGCGCTCAGAGCAACTACGTGCTGCCATCGTTGTAGTTTATGATGATAGCCAGCCAGCTTTTAGTCAGCACGCGATGGCAGCCTCAGATATTGTGATGCTGGCATCTGGCACTGCAACCCTAGAGGCGATGCTATTAGAGCGACCGATGGTGGTGGTTTATCAATTAAATAAGCTCACCTATCAGATTGCCAAACGCTTGGTCAAAGTGCCTTATGTGGCGCTGCCCAACATTTTGGCTGATACTGCAATCGTTCCTGAGCTGATTCAAGAGCAGGCGAGTGGCGACAATATCTGTCGTACGGTCATGCGGCTACTGCAACCGCGTGCCTATGCTGAGCAATTAAGAGATCTCGTCGCCACCAAGCACTTATTACAACAGCAGAGTAATCATGATCCCGCTAATAGTGTGATTGAGCAATGGTTTATCCAAGAGAAACATCGGATTTAA
- a CDS encoding ribonuclease HII produces MSNQYQTDNSVTPIEVSIEQIDIKGQYLQLVEPIRLSGQVDIDELLTQYPIKVEQGLQQSTLQIGVDEAGRGPLLGSVNVAAAILPETWSGLIEMQPLKDTPLSILTDSKQLSEKKRDRLYPLVQQHAIGYVVAEIPAAVIDQVNILQATMLGMRLCAEVLLKAIAHHLVNSMRQVEVLFDGNRCPELNEAMLAELGIEKSTIDCQAWVKGDARHTSIAAASILAKVSRDKAMYALDAEHPEYGIAKHKGYPTRAHVEAIEKYGVLSAHRRSFAPVRKSLEKAT; encoded by the coding sequence ATGAGTAACCAGTACCAAACCGACAACTCTGTCACCCCGATCGAAGTAAGTATTGAGCAAATTGATATCAAAGGTCAATATCTACAGTTGGTTGAGCCTATTCGTTTATCGGGTCAGGTAGATATTGATGAGCTACTTACTCAGTATCCGATCAAGGTGGAACAAGGCTTACAGCAGTCAACGCTACAAATAGGCGTTGATGAAGCAGGACGTGGGCCGTTGCTCGGTAGCGTCAATGTGGCTGCTGCGATATTGCCTGAAACTTGGTCAGGATTGATTGAGATGCAGCCATTAAAAGACACGCCATTATCTATCTTGACGGACTCCAAACAGCTGAGTGAAAAGAAGCGTGACCGCCTTTATCCATTGGTTCAGCAGCATGCTATTGGTTATGTTGTCGCTGAGATCCCAGCAGCGGTCATCGATCAAGTCAATATCTTGCAAGCGACGATGCTCGGTATGCGCTTATGTGCCGAAGTATTGTTAAAAGCCATTGCTCATCATCTTGTCAACTCTATGAGGCAGGTCGAAGTTTTGTTCGATGGTAATCGCTGCCCTGAATTAAATGAGGCAATGCTCGCTGAACTGGGTATAGAAAAATCGACTATCGATTGCCAAGCATGGGTAAAGGGCGATGCGCGTCATACCAGCATTGCTGCCGCCAGTATATTGGCTAAAGTCAGTCGTGACAAAGCCATGTATGCGCTTGATGCTGAGCATCCAGAATACGGTATCGCCAAACATAAAGGTTATCCAACACGCGCACACGTAGAGGCAATCGAAAAATACGGCGTATTATCTGCGCATAGACGTAGTTTTGCACCAGTCAGAAAGTCATTAGAGAAAGCCACTTAA
- a CDS encoding methyltransferase family protein: MNALALKVPPVAQVIITAAAMYGVSKMVPALTFSLNGSIALAVALGLMGLSLGIMGVTQFRIAQTTPNPQALEKVSSLVTSGVYQYSRNPMYVGLVLILLGWAFYLSHFLAFVLLPIFILYMTRFQIQPEERMMAQKFGKTYQDYLNKVRRWI, encoded by the coding sequence ATGAACGCTCTAGCACTTAAAGTCCCTCCAGTCGCCCAAGTGATTATTACCGCCGCTGCTATGTATGGTGTCTCTAAAATGGTTCCTGCTTTGACGTTCTCACTCAACGGCTCAATTGCACTGGCAGTGGCTTTGGGTCTGATGGGTCTGAGCTTAGGTATCATGGGTGTGACTCAATTTAGAATCGCTCAGACCACGCCCAATCCGCAAGCGTTAGAGAAGGTCTCTAGTTTAGTGACCAGCGGCGTATATCAGTATAGCCGCAATCCGATGTATGTGGGTCTGGTGCTTATACTATTAGGCTGGGCGTTCTATCTTTCTCACTTTCTAGCGTTTGTATTATTGCCTATTTTTATACTTTACATGACGCGCTTTCAAATCCAGCCAGAAGAGCGGATGATGGCACAGAAATTTGGCAAAACTTATCAGGATTATCTAAATAAAGTGCGGCGCTGGATTTGA